One part of the Coffea eugenioides isolate CCC68of chromosome 10, Ceug_1.0, whole genome shotgun sequence genome encodes these proteins:
- the LOC113750002 gene encoding uncharacterized protein LOC113750002, with the protein MNASTSEYSGGCESGWTMYFDQLSTSADQCNRSMPLGFDCRSKGVYVNEDDEDENSSMLSDASSGPPHFHQDEDSSEETRYNSTISASEVNKGKHKKKAKEHRKTQQKFHLDDTASSPAQSFSKNNALLTDDKYLIEHGSGISRGFSATQSKEKSVLRKHFGFLKPSHDRKS; encoded by the exons ATGAATGCATCAACTTCTGAATACAGCGGTGGATGCGAGTCTGGCTGGACCATGTATTTTGATCAACTTTCAACCTCTGCTGATCAATGCAACAGAAGCATGCCACTTGGCTTTGATTGCAGAAGCAAAGGAGTGTATGTCAATGAGGATGATGAAGACGAGAATTCATCCATGCTGTCTGATGCATCATCTGGCCCTCCACATTTCCATCAGGATGAAGACAGTTCTGAAGAAACCAGATACAATTCCACTATTTCGGCCTCAGAGGTAAACAAGGGCAAGCACAAAAAGAAAGCGAAAGAGCACAGGAAGACCCAACAGAAATTCCATCTTGACGATACTGCTAGCTCCCCTGCCCAGAGCTTCTCCAAG AACAATGCCCTTCTTACAGATGATAAATATCTAATCGAGCACGGTTCAGGCATCTCTCGAGGCTTTTCTGCAACACAATCCAAG GAAAAGTCTGTACTGAGGAAGCATTTTGGATTTCTGAAGCCTTCGCATGACAGGAAAAGCTGA
- the LOC113750310 gene encoding uncharacterized protein LOC113750310, with translation MRRIEQQTGWGLGSYVTFIVVALCVLFLPLVIGPGSLPPPPPYLLLTIPVVLVFICLYLSYATNH, from the coding sequence ATGAGGAGAATTGAGCAGCAGACTGGTTGGGGTTTGGGTTCATACGTGACGTTCATCGTGGTGGCGCTGTGTGTGCTCTTCCTGCCGTTAGTGATTGGTCCCGGTTCGCTGCCGCCGCCTCCTCCGTATCTTCTTCTCACCATCCCTGTCGTCTTGGTTTTCATTTGTCTTTACCTTTCTTATGCAACTAATCATTGA
- the LOC113750114 gene encoding U-box domain-containing protein 30-like, with amino-acid sequence MPMYQPSSRGREGFEVSGGGQVLDLETAVKDGILGGGGGVVHSCATGEKFDLKKMIEELDSIEIPSVFICPISLEPMQDPVTLCTGQTYERSNILKWFSLGHFTCPTTMQELWDDSITPNSTLYQLIYSWFTQKYLAMKKRSEDVQGRALELLETLKKVKGQARVQALKELRQVVSAHDSAKKTVVDNGGVALLSSLLGPFTTHAVGSEAIGILVNLDFSSDAKTNLRQPAKVSLMVDILNEGSIDTKINCTKLIEILIDGEDFESEIVSSLSLLVGVLRLVKDKRHPNGVLAGLRLLKMICSHESVRNSVVSIGAVPQLVELLPTLNPECLELALYVLEALCTLPEGGLALKNCPSAIPAIVKLLMKVSESCTHFALSILWAVCKLAPEECAALAVDAGLAAKLLLVIQSGCNPVLKQRSAELLKLCSLNYTATLFISKCKLTRTIQ; translated from the coding sequence ATGCCTATGTACCAGCCATCTAGTAGGGGGAGGGAGGGGTTTGAGGTGAGTGGGGGTGGGCAGGTATTGGATCTGGAAACTGCAGTCAAAGATGGGATCttgggtggtggtggtggggtGGTTCATAGTTGTGCTACTGGGGAAAAATTTGATCTGAAGAAGATGATTGAGGAGCTGGATTCAATTGAAATTCCATCAGTTTTCATTTGTCCCATCTCTCTAGAGCCAATGCAAGATCCTGTGACCCTGTGCACAGGGCAAACTTATGAGAGATCCAACATCCTCAAGTGGTTCTCTTTGGGGCACTTCACTTGCCCCACCACAATGCAGGAGCTTTGGGATGACTCAATAACCCCAAATAGTACCCTTTACCAGCTCATTTACAGCTGGTTTACTCAGAAGTATCTTGCTATGAAGAAGAGGTCTGAGGATGTGCAAGGAAGGGCTTTGGAGCTCTTGGAGACTCTGAAGAAAGTTAAAGGTCAAGCTAGAGTTCAAGCTTTGAAAGAGTTGAGGCAAGTTGTTTCTGCTCATGATTCAGCCAAGAAAACAGTTGTGGATAATGGTGGGGTTGCTCTGCTTTCTTCACTATTAGGCCCTTTTACCACACATGCTGTTGGGTCAGAGGCGATTGGGATTTTGGTGAATTTGGATTTTAGTTCAGATGCGAAGACGAACTTGAGACAACCAGCTAAGGTTTCGTTAATGGTAGACATATTGAATGAGGGTTCGATTGATACGAAAATCAATTGCACTAAATTGATTGAAATACTAATCGACGGGGAGGATTTTGAGTCCGAAATCGTGTCAAGCTTGAGTCTTTTGGTGGGAGTACTTAGATTAGTTAAGGATAAGAGACATCCGAATGGGGTGTTGGCTGGCCTTAGATTGCTGAAAATGATTTGCTCACATGAATCTGTGAGGAACTCGGTGGTAAGCATTGGGGCTGTTCCTCAATTGGTGGAGTTGTTACCCACTTTGAATCCCGAGTGCTTAGAATTGGCACTCTATGTTCTCGAAGCGTTATGTACCCTTCCAGAGGGTGGTCTGGCTCTAAAGAATTGTCCTAGTGCTATCCCCGCCATTGTGAAGCTATTGATGAAGGTGTCAGAGAGCTGTACTCACTTTGCCTTGTCAATTTTGTGGGCAGTTTGCAAGCTTGCTCCAGAGGAATGTGCTGCACTTGCTGTTGATGCAGGTCTAGCGGCAAAGTTGCTTCTTGTCATTCAGAGCGGTTGCAATCCAGTTCTGAAGCAACGCTCGGCAGAGCTCTTGAAGCTATGTAGTCTAAATTATACAGCTACccttttcatttcaaaatgTAAACTTACAAGAACAATACAATGA